From the genome of Biomphalaria glabrata chromosome 1, xgBioGlab47.1, whole genome shotgun sequence, one region includes:
- the LOC129928197 gene encoding uncharacterized protein LOC129928197, producing MKIFVCIFQELCMGFLKILIISIYFQDFFVYFAISRRFPGAHDLSDTVVYEKTQASKLISPRCTVVYEKTQVSQLISPRCTVVYEKTQVSQLISPRCTVVYEKTQVSQLISPCCTVVYEKTQASQLISPCCTVVYEKTQVSQLISPRCTVVYEKTQASQLISPRCTVVYETTQVSQLILPHCTVVYEKTQVSQLISPRCTVVYETTQANQLISPHCTVVYEKTQANQLISPHCTVVYEKTQASQLISPCCTVVYEKTQASQLISPCCTVVYEKTQASQLISPCCTVVYEKTQASQLISPRCTVVYKKTQVSQLISPCCTVVYEKTLASQLISPRCTVVYEKTQASQLISPCCTVVYEKTQASQLISPRCTVVYEKTQASQLISPCFIVVYEKTQASQLISPCCTVVYEKTQVSQLISPFLLEKVSLCPSHTHQYRLNECFKNISI from the exons atgaaaatttttgtttgtatatttcAGGAGCTTTGTATgggttttctaaagattttaataatttcaatatatttccaggactttttcgtatattttgcaatttcaaggagatttccaggagctcatg atctaagtgATACAGTGGTCTATGAAAAGACACAAGCTAGTAAACTAATATCACCTCGTTGTACAGTGGTCTATGAAAAGACACAAGTTAGTCAACTAATATCACCCCGTTGTACAGTGGTCTATGAAAAGACACAAGTTAGTCAACTAATATCACCCCGTTGTACAGTGGTCTATGAAAAGACACAAGTTAGTCAACTAATATCACCCTGTTGTACAGTGGTCTATGAAAAGACACAAGCTAGTCAACTAATATCACCCTGTTGTACAGTGGTCTATGAAAAGACACAAGTTAGTCAACTAATATCACCCCGTTGTACAGTGGTCTATGAAAAGACACAAGCTAGTCAACTAATATCACCCCGTTGTACAGTGGTCTATGAAACGACACAAGTTAGTCAACTAATATTACCCCATTGTACAGTGGTCTATGAAAAGACACAAGTTAGTCAACTAATATCACCCCGTTGTACAGTGGTCTATGAAACGACACAAGCTAATCAACTAATATCACCCCATTGTACAGTGGTCTATGAAAAGACACAAGCTAATCAACTAATATCACCCCATTGTACAGTGGTCTATGAAAAGACACAAGCTAGTCAACTAATATCACCTTGCTGTACAGTGGTCTATGAAAAGACACAAGCTAGTCAACTAATATCACCCTGCTGTACAGTGGTCTATGAAAAGACACAAGCTAGTCAACTAATATCACCCTGTTGTACAGTGGTCTATGAAAAGACACAAGCTAGTCAACTAATATCACCTCGCTGTACAGTGGTCTATAAAAAGACACAAGTTAGTCAACTAATATCACCCTGTTGTACAGTGGTCTATGAAAAGACACTAGCTAGTCAACTAATATCACCTCGCTGTACAGTGGTCTATGAAAAGACACAAGCTAGTCAACTAATATCACCCTGTTGTACAGTGGTCTATGAAAAGACACAAGCTAGTCAACTAATATCACCTCGCTGTACAGTGGTCTATGAAAAGACACAAGCTAGTCAACTAATATCACCCTGTTTTATAGTGGTCTATGAAAAGACACAAGCTAGTCAACTAATATCACCCTGTTGTACAGTGGTCTATGAAAAGACACAAGTGAGTCAACTAATATCACCCTTCCTCCTCGAGAAAGTGTCTCTGTGCCCCTCACATACACACCAATACAGATTGaatgaatgttttaaaaatataagtatcTGA